The DNA window GCTCGTCGCCGATGTCCACCAGCACGTCGCGCACCACAGGCAGCCGGGCGGAGGCGGCGGCCACGTACAGCCCGCACTGATGCATAAGGACGGCCAGGCCCAGCGTCTTGAGGGTCGCCGTCTTGCCGCCCATGTTCGGCCCGGTGATCAGGAGCATCTTCGTGTCGCCGAGGCCGATGTCGTTGGGGACGGGGTTCTCGATCAGGGGGTGCCGGGCCTCCCGCAGGTCGTAGGTACTGTCGGTGGTGGGCTCGGGGCGGTTGAGGCGCCAGTCGCGCGCCAGCCTCGCCTTCGCGGAGATCAGGTCGAGTTCGCCGATGGTGGCGAGGGTGACGGGCACGTCGGGGTCGGAGGCGAGCAGGCCCGACAGCTCGGTGAGAATGCGCCGGACCTCGGCCTCCTCGTCGAGGATCAGGCGGGCGAGTTCGTTGTTGAGCTGGGTGACCGCCGCCGGTTCCACGAAGTACGTCTGCCCGGTCGCGGAGGCGTCCACGATGATGCCCTGCACCTGTCCCACCCGGCTCGCCTGCACGGGGAGCACATAGCGGTCGCGCCGGATGGTGACGATGTGCTCCTGCAGCACGTCCGCCCAGCGGTCCAGGGTGGCCGCCAGCTTCTCGCGGATGCGGCCCCGCAGCGGTTCGATGCGGCGGCGCAGGTCGCGGAGCCGGTGGCTGGCGTCGTCGCGCACCCCGCCGTCGCGGTCGAGGGATGAGAGCACCCGGCGCACAAGTTCGCTGTGGTCGCCCAAACCAAGGGCCACGTCGCGCAGCGGCCCCCGCGAGTTGGCATTAATCGCCCGCTTGACCGTCATCGCGCCGTCCAGCGAATAGGCGGCGTTCAGCAGGTCCTGCCCCAAGAGCACCCGCCCCTCCTGCGCCCGCCCGTACAGGTCGCGGATGTCCTGGATGCCCCCGAGGCTAAGGCTCACCCCGAAGAGGGCGTCCTCCACCTCGTCGAGTTCGCGCCGGATGCGGCCCGCGTCGTCGGAGGGCGTCATGGCCCGCGCCCGCTCCACGCCCAGCGACGTGGAACTGCGCTCGGCGAGGGCGTCGCGGATGCGGGGAAAATCCAGGGCGGTCAGGGCACGGGCGGCAAACGGCATCTCTTACCGAGGATAACAACGGGTAGTGCGGGGAAACGTGCGCCGGTTGGCTTAGGAACAGTGGGGCCCCCGGCGGCTCAGCAGAGCACTTCGATGACAAATCCGCCCGGGGAGCGGAAGTAGAAGGTCCACGAGCCGTGCTGCCTGCCCGGCGGCCCCACCTCGTAACCGTCCTCGCGGAGCTGCTAGTTGATACCCACTCCTCGTTCGCCTGCGTGAAGCCGACATGGAAGGTGTCGGGGTAGCTGACGTGCTCCCCGCGGAAGAGGCTGATCAGCGTCCCGTTGTCGTCGGTCAGGAAGGCCATGCGGTCATTGGCCTTCCCCTGGCCCCGGAGCCCGAAATACTTTTCCAGGAATGCGAGAGTGGCCCTGACGTCGGTGACGGTCAGGTTGAGGTGGTTGAGTTTCATCGTCTTCCCCTTTCGGGCCGGAAGTTCCGCCGCCCATGGCTGCTGGATTCCCACAAGCAGCGTAAGGGGGTCTCGCGCCGGATGGCTTGGCGCAGGGACTGAAAGCCGTGGCTCTTCCAACCCCTCGCCTGCTACCCTGCCCCCCGTGAAGTTCGCGGTGCTGTCCACCAGCCTCGATCCCGTCAGCCGCAGCCGCTGGATGGCCGGGCTGACGGCGGCGCAACTGGGGGCTGATGGGTATGACGTGACGCTGCTCGACCTGCGGGACACGCCCCTGCCCCCCTTCGACAACGACACCTGCTACGCGCATCCGAACGCGGAGCTGTATCACCGGGTCATCGGGGAGGCGGACGGGGTCTTCCTCGCCGTGCCCGTCTACAACTGGGGCCTGGGGGCGGGTGTCAAGAATCTGGTCGAGCTGACGGGCAGCACCGACCCTGAGCGGGGGCTGCACGGCGCGTGGTTCGACCAGCCGGTCACCTTCCTCGTCTCGGGAGGCCTGGCACACGGCTACCTGAGCCACGGGGCCTTCGCCTTCGGGCTGATGACGGATTTTCGCTGCGTGGTGAGCCCCCACTTCGTGTACGCGACCTCGGCGGAGTGGGCGGCGGACGGGGTGCCGGGCAAGTGGCTGGCGCGCACGGTGGAGCGCGGCGTGGACCTCGCCGCCCGGCTGCGGGACCGGCCCTACCGCTCGATCTGGGAAGTATGACGGCCCGCGCGCCCCTCCTGCCTCCCACCGAGAAGCCGCGCGTGCTGGTCGAGCATCCCGACTTCTACGTGGTGGGCAAGCCCGCGCTGTGGCTGACCCATCCGGTGCGGGCGCGGGTGGACGTACCCGATGTACTGACCTTCATGCGGGCCGAGACGGGCGAGCGTGACCTCGCGCCGCCCCATCGCCTCGACCGTGAGACGAGCGGGACGCAACTGCTGAGCCGCGACCCCGACGCCGCCCGGCGCTTTTTTACCCTGTTCAAGGAACATCTGGTCGGCAAGACGTACCTGGCCCTCGTCCACGGGTCGCCGGGGTGGGAGCGGCTGACCCTCGACGCCCCGCTGGGGGATCTGGGGCTGGGCGGGGCGAACAAGGTCGTGATCCGGCAGGCGGTCGTGCCGAACGGGCGGCCCGCCGTGACGGATTTCCGGATGGTGGAGCGGCGGGCGGGCTTCACGCTGATCGAGGCCTATCCCCGCTCGGGACGGCTGCACCAGATTCGTGCCCACTTGGCGCACCTGGGCCTGCCAATGGTGGGCGACAAGATTTACGGGCGCGACCCCCAGGCCTTCCTCGACTTCATGGAGACGGGGCAGACGCCGGAGCTGACCGCCCGGCTGCTGCTCCCCCGGCAGGCGCTGCACGCCGCCCGCATCGCCTTTCCATGGGCCGGAACCCAGTTCGCCGCGGAGGCGCCGCTGGCATCCGATTTGCAGGCATTCTGGGACGGGCTGGAGACGGACCAGGCCAAGGGCGATTCAAGTTCCCCCTGAAGCTCGTCCAGGTTGCTCTGTACGGCAAGGGGGAGAAGCTTGAGAGCATCTGGCATAAGAACAGTGTCAGAAGCATCTCCTCCTCTGTGGAGGGGGCCCTTCGCTTCGCTCAGGGTGACAACTCTTCTTTCAAGTGCTCTGACTCCCGCCCACGCTTCCTTCGGAAGGACAAACCTGCCTCCCCCACCCGGGGCCGTTACTTCGGGTGGGTCGCCTTCCAGTCCAGGGCGAATTCCTCGTAGTAGTCGCGGACGCTGTTGGTCGCCATCTCGGCCAGGGCGTCGGCGTCGGGCACGCTGCCGTAGCCGGAGGTGGACCACAGTTGCAGGTGGCTGGCGGTCAGGCGGTGCGTGCCGATGGTCACCTGGGCGTCTTTCACAAGTTCCACGTCCAGGTCCACGGCGTACAGGTAGCGCCCGTCGCGGCTCTCAAAGGCGTCCACGGTGAACACCTGGGCGACGGTGCAGGTCTTGGGATCGCCGTAGGGAATGGCATAGAGGGTGGCGTAGCGGGCGAGCTGCTCGTCGACCTCGACGGCCAGGTCCTCCTGCTCCTCGTCGTCAACGTACACGTACGAGATGGGCGGGCACAGGTCAGTGGCCGTGAGGGTGCGGAGATTGCCCTGCTGGTGTTCGGCGAGGGCCGTGCCGGGCAGGATCATCAGGGCCGTGAGCGTGAGCAACGCGCGTCTCATGGCAGGCAGTGTACCCGCCGGGGCTGGGGCGGGCACCCAAAGTTGCGCCTGGCCTGCTACGCTGGGCGCATCCTCCCTCCCGGGTGGCCGCCGACCGCCTGGCCGGGCCACCCTCTCCGCGCCCCCGTATGCCGATGCCCTCCCGCGTCCCCCCTGCTCCGGTTCCCCCCCGCGGGACCGGGTCAGCCCGGCTGCTCAACCAGCGCCGCGCGCCGTAACGGCAGCCTGAACGGAGGCCAGCGAAGGTTTCTTTTCGCGCGACCTCCGCCCCTTTTCCTGCCCCGCCCTGTCCTCTCCCCTGCCCGTGGAGGCTCCCCGAATGTCCCAGCCCCAGACCACCCCACCCGATCCCCTGACCGCCGGGGCCGCCGCCTACGAGGACGCGCAGGGCGAGATGTTCCAGACCCTCGCACCCGACGGCAGCGTGATCCGGCCCGAGGCCCTGCCCGACGTGCCCACCCGCCTGCACCTGTACCGCCAGATGCGCCGCGTCCGCCACTTTGACGAGCGCGCGTGGGTGCTGTACCGCACCGGCCGCATGGGTGTGTTTCCCCCCTACGGCGGGATGGAGGCGAGCCAGGTCGGCACCGCTGCCGCGCTGACCCACGACGACTGGCTGTTCCCGACCTACCGCGACACGGGCGCCGCGTTGGCGTACGGCCTGCCCATCCCGCAGACGCTGGCGTACTGGCGCACCAGCCCGCACGGCTGGGCAATGCCGCAGGACCTCAAGATCCTGCCCTTCTACATCCCCATCGCCACTCAGTACCCGCACGCGGTCGGGGCGGCCCTGGCCGAGCGGCGCCGGGGGACGGCCAACGTGGCGATGGCCTACATCGGCGACGGGGGCAGCAGTGAGGGCGACTTCCACGAGGCGCTGAACTTCGCGGGCGCGCTGGACGCCCCCTGCGTGTTCATCCTCCAGAACAACGGCTGGGCGATCAGCGTGCCGACCCGCACCCAGACGCGGGCGACGAACCTCTCGCGCCGGGCGGACGGTTACGGCATCCCCGGCGTTCGGGTGGATGGCAATGATGTGCTGGCGACCTACCACGTGACGGCCGAGGCGGTGCGCCGCGCCCGGGCGGGGGAAGGTCCTACGCTCATCGAGACGGTGACCTACCGCATCAAGCCCCACACCCTGGCCGACGACCCCAGCCGTTACCGCACGGACGCCGACAACCTGGGCTGGGACGCCAAGGACCCGGTGACCCGCCTGCGCGCCCACCTGCTCGCGGAGGGGCACCTGACCGAGGAGGAGGACACGGCCCTCACCCGCGAGATCGAGGCTGAGTTCGAGGCGGCCCTCGCGGTCGCCGACGCCTTCCCCGAGCCCACCCCCGCCGAGATCGTGGACCACGTGTTCGCCGAGCCCACCCCGCAACTGAGGCGCCAGCGCGCGCAACTCCTGGCCGAGGAACAAGCATGACCGCCACTGCCCCCAGCAAGACGAAGACCATGACGATGGTGGCCGCCATCAACGACGCGCTCGCGCTCGCGCTGGAGCGGGACCCCGCCGTCCACATCTTCGGGGAGGACGTGGGCGTAATGGGCGGCGTGTTCCGCGCGACCGACGGTCTCCAAACCCGTTTCGGCGCCGAGCGCGTGTTCGACACCCCGCTCGCCGAGGCCGGGATCGTGGGCATGGGCGTCGGCATGGGGCTGGCGGGCCTGAAGCCGGTCGCGGAGATCCAGTTCGCGGGCTTCCTGTACCCGGCGCTCGACCAGATCCTCTCGCACCTGGGCCGCTACCGTCACCGCACCCGCAGCCGCTACCACCTGCCCATGGTGGTCCGCGCGCCCTACGGCGGCGGCGTCCATACTCCAGAGCAGCACGCCGACTCCCCCGAGGCGATCCTGGCGCACACTCCCGGCGTCAAGGTCGTGATTCCCAGCACCCCCGCCGACGCCAAGGGCCTGCTCCTGGCCGCCATCGAGGACCCCGACCCGGTCTTCTTCTTCGAGGCGATCAAGCTCTACCGGTCGGTGAAGGAGGAGGTGCCGGAGGGGTACTACACGGTGCCGCTCGGGAAAGCCCGTGTGGTGACCGAGGGCGACGACGTGACCGTGATCTGCTACGGCGGCATGGTCGAGGTCGCGCAGAAGGCCGCCGAGGCCGCCAGGGCGCACGGGATCGGCGTGGAGGTCATTGACCTGCGGACGCTCGTGCCGCTGGACACCGACACCATCCTCGCCTCGGTCCAGAAGACGGGCCGGGTCGTCATCGTGACCGAGGCGCCGCGCACGGGCGGCTTCCACTCGGAGATCAGCGCGACGGTCGCCGAGGAGGCCATCGAGTTCCTGCGCTCGCCCATCGTCCGGGTGACGGGCTTCGACGCACCGTACCCGCCCTTCACCTCCATCGAGGACGTGTACCGCCCCAATCCAGTGCGGGTGGCGAGGGCGATCCGGCAGGTCATGGCGTACTGAGGAGGTGGGGCGGATTGGGTCGTCCCTTCCGCCTTCCCAACTGCGTTCCAGCGCACTTTTTCACCTCAGCGCCGAATCATGAAGGCCGGTGAGGATGGGAGGCGATGCGTCTGCCTGCCCTGCTTCTGACCTCTGCCCTGCTCGCCGGGACGGCTGTGCTCGGTGTGGCCCGCCTCCAGAAGCCGGAACTGCGGGGGCAGGAGGCGGCTCCGGCAGCCGCCGCGCCAGCTCAGCCGGAAACGCCCTTCATCCCGGCGGTGGCGCCCGCCCCCGAATCCGCCGCGACCCCTGCGGAGGAGACGCCCGCGCCTTCCCCCGTGCCCAGCCCCGAACCCCAGGCACCGACCCCAGCCCCCCCCGCTCCGGCCCCCATCCTGCCCGCCTCGGCCAGCATCACGGGCATCCGGCACGAGTACCAGCGGCTGAACAACTGCGGGCCGGTGACGGTGGGCATGGCGCTGAGTCGCTGGGGCGGCAAGCTCGACCAGTACGACATCGCGCCCCGGCTCAAGGCCAACCGGGGGGACGTGAACGTGTCGCCGGAGGAGCTGGCCTCCTTCGCCCGCTCGCAGGGGATGAACGTCCACCTCGCCACGAACGGCGACCGCCCGATGCTCAAGCGGCTGCTCGCGGCGGGATTCCCGGTGATCGTGGAGACGTGGTTCATCACCCATGACAGCGGCGGGATGGGTCACTACCGATTGCTGACGGGCTACGACGACGCGGCGCAGGATTTCCGGGCGCTGGACTCGTACATGGGACCGCTGAAGATGCCCTACGGTCAGTTCGACGAGCTGTGGCGCTCGTTCGGGCGGACGTTCCTGGTCGTCTTGCCCCCCGAGCGGCAGGAGGAGGTGCGGGAGTTGCTGGGCTCCCGCGCCGATAAGGCGACCGGGCAACGTGAGGCGCTGCGGGTCGCGCTGGCCGAGGCGGAGCGAAGGAATGACGCGGTGGGCTGGCTGAATGTGGGGAACGCGAAACTCGCCCTGGGGGACGCAAAGGGCGCGGCGCGGGCCTTCGATCAGGCGTTCGCCGCCCAACCCGACCTCACGCTCGACCCGACCCGCCCGGCACGGGTGGTGGGCGGCCTGCCGTGGCGGACGCTGTGGTATTCCTTCGGACCGCTGGAGGCGTACATCCGCACCGGGCGCTACGCGGACGTGCTGCGCCTGACGCGCGCCGTCCTGCGCGACGCCCCCGCCCACGAGGAGGCCCTCTACTGGCGGGGCCGCGCGTTGGCCGGGCTCGGACGGGCAGCAGAAGCGAAGAGCGCCTACCGCGAGGCGTTGAGGTTGCGGCCCAGCTACGCCTCGGCACGGGCAGCGCTGGACGGGCTCTGAGGGACAGAACCGCCTTTTCTCCGCGAAGGGGACGCTCTCACTGACGCGCTGATGCGTCTGTTGTCGAGCTTCCCGCCCGCAGTGTTACCCTCGTCGCATGACCCTGCCTGCCGCCCGCCTGTCGCCGGAGGCCTACGCCCGTGCCCGCGCCTTCCTGCTGGAGCGGGGGCGACCACTGGAGGCCGCGCGCTTCCGCCACGCCTTTGAGGATGGGCCAGCCGGGGATGTGCTGGACACGCTGAAGGCTTACCAGAACCCGGACGGCGGCTTCGGTCGGGCACTGGAGCCGGACCACCGCGCCCCGCAGAGCAGCACGCTGGCGACCTCGCAGGCGCTGCGGGTGCTGCATGACCTCGACGTTCCGGCCACCGAGCCGTTGCTGGCGGACGCGGTGGCCTGGCTGCGCTCACACCTCCAGGTGGAGGAGGAGGGCAGCGTCTGGCCCTTCCTCCCCCCCGAGGCCGAGGCGCACCCCCACGCCCCCTGGTGGAACCAAGCGGAACCCGGGGAGCTGGCGCGGACGTTCGGCGGCTTCCGGGTCAATCCCCGCGCCGAGATCGTGGCCCTGCTGTGGCGCTGGCCGGACCTGCTGCCGGAGGGGCTCCTGTCCCTCCTCACCGTAGAGACGCGCGACGCCGTGCTGGAGGGTCTCGACCCTGGGGACGTGAACGGCCACCACGTCGCGGCCATGTTCGCCCAGACCGCCGAGGTCCCGGGCCTGCACCGGGAGCCCGTGCTGGACTACCTCGACGACGTGCTGCCCAGCCGGGTCTCGCGTACCCCGCAGGACTTCGCCGCCTACGGGATCAATCCCCTCTCGGCGGCGCCCACCCCCGCCTCGCCCCTGGCCCGCCCGCTGGAGGAACCCCTCGCAGCGGCCCTGACCCACCTCCTCACCTCGCAGGCGGAGGACGGCTCGTGGGCACCCAACTGGTCCTGGGGTGGGCAGTTCCCCGACGTCTGGCCCCGGGCCGAGCGCGAGTGGCGCAGCGTGCGGACGCTGGAAGCGCTGCTTACCCTGCGGGCGTGGGGCAGGCTGGAGGGGTTGTAGGAAAAATCCTGCCACACCACATCCCAAAAAAACCGCCCCACCTTCCGGCAGGGCGGTCAGAACCGGCCCACTTACTTCTTGGGCGCCTCGATAGTCTTGGCAGGCTTGGCGGTCGCTCGCACCGGGGCCTTCTGCACCGTCTGCCCGATGCTCGCCGTTTCGCGCTCGACCTGGCGGTTGATCAGAATCTGCTGGCCGATGCCGATCAGGGTCGAGAGGATGATGTAGATCGTCACGCCCGCCGGGAAGGTCAGCGCGAAGTACAGGAAGATGATGTAGATAAAGGCCTGCTGCCGGAACATGTCCGGGTTCTTGCGCGTCATGACGTAGAGCTGCCCGATGTTCACGCACAGGTAGATCAGCGCCAGGATGTAGAAGGGGTCGGGGATGGCGAGGTCCGGCAGCCACAGGAAGCCCGAGTCGAACTCGAAGTTGCGGATGGTAGACCACAGCGCGATCAATACCGGGAAGGGCAGGAAGGTGGAGAAGCACCCCGCCGGGTTGAAGTTGTAGTCGCGGTAGAGCTGCTGCATCTCCTGCTGCATGGCCCGCTGCGAGTCCACATCCTTGCGTTCCTTGTACTTCTCCTGGATCTCCTTGATCTTGGGCTGCATGACCTGCATGCGGGCGGTCGTGCGGCCCTGCGCCTGCATCAGCGGCCACATGATCAGCCGCAGCAGGATGGTGAGCAGCACGATCACCAGGCCCCAGTTGCCCACGAACTTGTACAGCCCCTCCATCAGCTTCACGATGTAGAGGCTGATGCTCCCGAAGAAGTTGGGCTTGAACAGGCCAGGCAGGTTGCTGTAGCCGCTCTGGTACAGGTGAATCAGCTCGTTCTTGCCGCCGTAGACCTCCAGATTGCTGTTCCCCTGAAGGGCCACGGAAATCAGCCCCTGGGCACCGCCCGTCAGGGTCGCGTTGGCCGTCGTGCCCCCCTGGGGCCGCACGATCAGTGCGTGCGCGATCTGGCTGGGGTTTTCCTGGAGAGCCGCGTACTGGATGTTCTGCACGCTCAGGGTGCCGTTGCCCTGCACGGCGGCGGGCTGACCGCCGACCGGGACGGCCTGCACACGGGGGTTGTCCGCCTTGCCCAAGCCGGGGAACAGCATGGTGTAGTTCTGCGGGCCACCCTCGATGCTCGTCCGCACGTC is part of the Deinococcus apachensis DSM 19763 genome and encodes:
- a CDS encoding NADPH-dependent FMN reductase, whose product is MKFAVLSTSLDPVSRSRWMAGLTAAQLGADGYDVTLLDLRDTPLPPFDNDTCYAHPNAELYHRVIGEADGVFLAVPVYNWGLGAGVKNLVELTGSTDPERGLHGAWFDQPVTFLVSGGLAHGYLSHGAFAFGLMTDFRCVVSPHFVYATSAEWAADGVPGKWLARTVERGVDLAARLRDRPYRSIWEV
- a CDS encoding RluA family pseudouridine synthase, yielding MTARAPLLPPTEKPRVLVEHPDFYVVGKPALWLTHPVRARVDVPDVLTFMRAETGERDLAPPHRLDRETSGTQLLSRDPDAARRFFTLFKEHLVGKTYLALVHGSPGWERLTLDAPLGDLGLGGANKVVIRQAVVPNGRPAVTDFRMVERRAGFTLIEAYPRSGRLHQIRAHLAHLGLPMVGDKIYGRDPQAFLDFMETGQTPELTARLLLPRQALHAARIAFPWAGTQFAAEAPLASDLQAFWDGLETDQAKGDSSSP
- the pdhA gene encoding pyruvate dehydrogenase (acetyl-transferring) E1 component subunit alpha; translated protein: MSQPQTTPPDPLTAGAAAYEDAQGEMFQTLAPDGSVIRPEALPDVPTRLHLYRQMRRVRHFDERAWVLYRTGRMGVFPPYGGMEASQVGTAAALTHDDWLFPTYRDTGAALAYGLPIPQTLAYWRTSPHGWAMPQDLKILPFYIPIATQYPHAVGAALAERRRGTANVAMAYIGDGGSSEGDFHEALNFAGALDAPCVFILQNNGWAISVPTRTQTRATNLSRRADGYGIPGVRVDGNDVLATYHVTAEAVRRARAGEGPTLIETVTYRIKPHTLADDPSRYRTDADNLGWDAKDPVTRLRAHLLAEGHLTEEEDTALTREIEAEFEAALAVADAFPEPTPAEIVDHVFAEPTPQLRRQRAQLLAEEQA
- a CDS encoding alpha-ketoacid dehydrogenase subunit beta; protein product: MTATAPSKTKTMTMVAAINDALALALERDPAVHIFGEDVGVMGGVFRATDGLQTRFGAERVFDTPLAEAGIVGMGVGMGLAGLKPVAEIQFAGFLYPALDQILSHLGRYRHRTRSRYHLPMVVRAPYGGGVHTPEQHADSPEAILAHTPGVKVVIPSTPADAKGLLLAAIEDPDPVFFFEAIKLYRSVKEEVPEGYYTVPLGKARVVTEGDDVTVICYGGMVEVAQKAAEAARAHGIGVEVIDLRTLVPLDTDTILASVQKTGRVVIVTEAPRTGGFHSEISATVAEEAIEFLRSPIVRVTGFDAPYPPFTSIEDVYRPNPVRVARAIRQVMAY
- a CDS encoding C39 family peptidase, with the protein product MRLPALLLTSALLAGTAVLGVARLQKPELRGQEAAPAAAAPAQPETPFIPAVAPAPESAATPAEETPAPSPVPSPEPQAPTPAPPAPAPILPASASITGIRHEYQRLNNCGPVTVGMALSRWGGKLDQYDIAPRLKANRGDVNVSPEELASFARSQGMNVHLATNGDRPMLKRLLAAGFPVIVETWFITHDSGGMGHYRLLTGYDDAAQDFRALDSYMGPLKMPYGQFDELWRSFGRTFLVVLPPERQEEVRELLGSRADKATGQREALRVALAEAERRNDAVGWLNVGNAKLALGDAKGAARAFDQAFAAQPDLTLDPTRPARVVGGLPWRTLWYSFGPLEAYIRTGRYADVLRLTRAVLRDAPAHEEALYWRGRALAGLGRAAEAKSAYREALRLRPSYASARAALDGL
- the yidC gene encoding membrane protein insertase YidC, with the protein product MKIKTLIPLTALGALLLTGCGTTGPLPTFGKAITPEWIRADFDGRPGDELIATSNLQDVVFNRRGEVIGWYVKGYAGTPYIKRQADGTYDFSALKNQRGIVNMVGNRRALAVSAGNVLGPTQPAQVTVPTTSLDLAQNRQEAVFRYTQNGATVTKTVTLHPRNFKVDVRTSIEGGPQNYTMLFPGLGKADNPRVQAVPVGGQPAAVQGNGTLSVQNIQYAALQENPSQIAHALIVRPQGGTTANATLTGGAQGLISVALQGNSNLEVYGGKNELIHLYQSGYSNLPGLFKPNFFGSISLYIVKLMEGLYKFVGNWGLVIVLLTILLRLIMWPLMQAQGRTTARMQVMQPKIKEIQEKYKERKDVDSQRAMQQEMQQLYRDYNFNPAGCFSTFLPFPVLIALWSTIRNFEFDSGFLWLPDLAIPDPFYILALIYLCVNIGQLYVMTRKNPDMFRQQAFIYIIFLYFALTFPAGVTIYIILSTLIGIGQQILINRQVERETASIGQTVQKAPVRATAKPAKTIEAPKK